The following proteins are co-located in the Malus sylvestris chromosome 13, drMalSylv7.2, whole genome shotgun sequence genome:
- the LOC126594819 gene encoding uncharacterized protein LOC126594819, whose translation MASDAQDSHRKHRRASSDDDEAVEKSSKRHKHRHHRRHHRHRHGSKKREEETKAVVDDVEAPPSPPVKLSDSGVNGSMPVEDVEEGEILDEEGVGGRDDGVLKTTAGSDAESGEIEAPGVGDHSNKRNLRDNDIDKNTKTGGDLSGDDDTSGHFVGKSWNEVGLPIDSSVEPQDELVSSGSVKDDANGDLAFHKEEKRRHREFGSPSRGSDKRKNYYDDEKEDRGKLAYRKKASSGSSGDKYNTLVRSPSGDRRGDELHGRSRSRSYDPVRERSRSRSVIEEESLSKRRCYHERDSSIYVQKSKAVRGSDDEGMARGIDSVDLMRDDEREHNIRYSRYSGLGRSRERERSREREADQERRREKDQERIRDRERRREKERERSSDRKRGIGRDHSRERVVDMERRREERHRSRDRNRDDNNRSRDRVKDDRDRNMERGRDRDRNTDRKWERRDDRDWDRGRAMEREKYENHEDSYGNRDRHKHSARSRHDEKEYDQDRRSKTDPGKVQSPKNYSVEGDEGTKERDEDEEEGIQVAGQEEDDVDRIKEESRRIKQAILEKYKSQQSQQTNELGLQEQTESRLQQQFEPQPLEQSADKGPADHLEQSAAAVQPGLETDDGRSDGDVSVAAFSVSPQQNGADTSRMPSGATGLGEGTPESEGAVGVDDIFGETPVGVRKLGKGDHVRIERSGLHDNWDDAEGYYSHRFGELLDARYEITAAHGKGVFSTVVRAKNLTVGNGEPEEVAIKIIRSNDTMLKAGMTELTILKKLAGHDPDNKRHCVRFLSSFKYRNHLCLVFESLQMNLREVLKKFGRNIGLKLTGVREYAKQLFIALKHLKNCGVLHCDIKPDNMLVNESKNVLKLCDFGNAMFAGKNEVTPYLVSRFYRAPEIILGLPYDHPLDIWSVGCCLYELYTGKVLFPGATNNDMLRLHMELKGPFPKKMLRKATFTHQHFDQDLNFHATEDDPVTKKAINRVIFNIRPKDIGSLITGSGENAKMLADFKDLLDKMFVLDPEKRLTVSQALNHPFITGK comes from the exons ATGGCCAGCGACGCCCAGGACTCACATCGCAAGCACCGCCGGGCCTCTTCCGACGACGACGAGGCCGTCGAGAAGTCGTCCAAGCGCCACAAGCACAGACACCACCGCCGCCACCACCGTCACCGTCACGGGAGCAAAAAGCGCGAAGAGGAGACCAAGGCCGTCGTCGACGATGTCGAAGCTCCTCCATCGCCGCCTGTTAAGTTATCTGATTCCGGTGTCAATGGTTCTATGCCTGTTGAAGACGTGGAGGAAGGCGAAATTCTCGACGAGGAGGGTGTCGGTGGCCGGGACGACGGCGTTTTGAAGACGACAGCGGGCTCTGATGCAGAGTCTGGTGAAATTGAGGCTCCTGGAGTCGGCGATCATTCTAATAAGCGGAATCTG AGAGACAATGACAttgataaaaatacaaaaactggGGGGGACCTCAGTGGTGATGATGATACCAGCGGTCATTTTGTTGGTAAGTCTTGGAATGAGGTTGGTTTGCCTATAGATTCTAGTGTTGAGCCTCAAGATGAATTAGTTTCCAGTGGTAGTGTAAAGGATGATGCCAATGGAGATTTGGCTTTTCACAAAGAGGAGAAGAGGCGACACAGGGAGTTTGGGTCCCCTTCTAGAGGAAGTGATAAGCGAAAGAATTACTATGATGATGAAAAAGAAGACAGAGGTAAATTAGCATATCGAAAAAAGGCGTCATCTGGAAGTAGTGGGGACAAATACAATACCTTGGTGCGCTCACCATCTGGTGATAGGCGCGGTGATGAGCTGCACGGTAGGAGCAGATCAAGGTCATACGATCCTGTGAGGGAGAGATCTCGCTCCCGTAGTGTAATAGAAGAAGAGTCTCTTTCGAAAAGGAGATGTTATCATGAACGGGACAGCTCAATATATGTTCAGAAAAGCAAGGCTGTGCGCGGCTCTGATGATGAAGGAATGGCTCGGGGTATTGACAGTGTTGATCTGATGAGGGATGATGAAAGGGAACACAATATTAGGTATAGCAGATACTCTGGATTAGGCCGTAgtcgagaaagagagagaagtagGGAGAGGGAGGCGGATCAGGAACGGAGAAGGGAGAAAGATCAAGAAAGAATCAGGGACAGGGAACGGAGAagggagaaagaaagagaaaggagtAGTGACAGGAAAAGAGGAATAGGACGAGACCATAGCAGGGAAAGAGTGGTTGATATGGAAAGGAGAAGGGAAGAGCGGCATAGGAGCAGGGACAGGAATAGGGATGATAATAATAGGAGCAGGGACAGGGTCAAGGATGATAGGGACAGAAATATGGAGAGGGGCCGAGATAGGGACAGAAATACAGACCGAAAATGGGAGCGGCGAGATGATAGAGACTGGGATAGGGGTCGAGCTATGGAGAGGGAGAAATATGAAAATCATGAGGATAGCTATGGAAATCGAGATAGGCATAAACATTCTGCTCGATCAAGGCATGATGAAAAAGAATATGACCAGGACAGAAGAAGTAAAACTGATCCGGGAAAGGTACAGAGTCCAAAGAATTATTCTGTTGAAGGTGATGAAGGCACGAAAGAAAG agatgaagatgaagaagaaggcatTCAAGTTGCTGGCCAGGAAGAGGATGATGTGGATAGAATAAAGGAAGAGTCTCGAAGAATAAAACAAGCCAtcttagaaaaatataaaagtcAGCAGTCACAACAAACAAATGAGTTGGGTCTACAAGAACAAACTGAGTCACGGTTGCAGCAGCAATTTGAGCCTCAGCCTTTGGAGCAATCAGCAGATAAAGGTCCTGCAGATCATCTTGAGCAATCAGCAGCTGCTGTCCAACCTGGTCTAGAAACTGATGATGGAAGGAGTGATGGAGATGTGTCTGTTGCTGCATTTTCTGTTTCACCTCAGCAGAATGGTGCTGATACTTCTAGAATGCCTTCTGGTGCCACAGGGCTTGGAGAGGGTACTCCAGAG agtGAAGGAGCTGTTGGCGTTGATGATATCTTTGGTGAGACCCCGGTTGGAGTACGAAAATTG GGAAAAGGAGATCATGTACGAATTGAAAGGAGTGGTCTTCATGATAACTGGGATGATGCAGAAGGGTACTACA GTCACCGTTTCGGAGAATTACTTGATGCACGGTATGAAATCACTGCTGCTCATGGGAAGGGTGTCTTTTCAACAGTAGTCCGTGCAAAGAACCTTACAGTTGGTAATGGTGAACCTGAAGAAGTGGCAATTAAGATTATACGGAGCAATGACACTAT GTTAAAGGCTGGTATGACTGAGTTGACCATATTGAAGAAATTAGCGGGTCATGATCCAGATAATAAGCGCCACTGTGTTCGTTTTCTGTCGAGTTTCAAGTATCGAAATCATCTTTGTTTAGTGTTTGAATCCCTTCAAATGAATCTTCGCGAGGTCTTAAAGAAGTTTGGGCGCAATATTGGTCTTAAGCTAACTGGCGTCAGAGAATATGCTAAGCAACTTTTTATTGCACTGAAGCATTTAAAGAACTGTGGTGTCCTTCATTGTGATATAAAGCCAGATAACATGCTG GTAAATGAGTCAAAAAATGTGTTGAAGCTGTGTGATTTTGGTAATGCCATGTTCGCTGGAAAGAATGAAGTTACACCATACCTCGTCAGCCGTTTTTATCGTGCTCCTGAAATaa TTCTTGGCTTGCCTTATGATCATCCACTGGATATCTGGTCAGTTGGATGCTGTTTGTACGAACTTTATACAGGAAAAGTTCTTTTTCCCGGTGCTACAAACAACGATATGCTACGTCTTCACATGGAACTGAAAGGCCCTTTCCCAAAGAAGATGCTTCGGAAGGCAA CTTTTACACATCAACATTTTGATCAGGATCTGAACTTCCATGCTACAGAAGATGATCCTGTTACAAAGAAG GCAATCAATCGGGTGATTTTTAATATAAGGCCAAAAGATATTGGATCACTTATTACGGGTTCTGGTGAGAATGCAAAGATGCTAGCTGATTTTAAAGATCTTTTAGATAAAATGTTTGTATTGGATCCAGAGAAGAGGTTGACAGTATCACAAGCTTTGAACCATCCATTCATCACTGGCAAGTGA
- the LOC126594820 gene encoding uncharacterized protein LOC126594820, with protein sequence MGRKLDALLGRSHKNTAKFKPTLNLALSRLAVLKKQRQAKCSQARSDVVQLLQQGHQDRALLRVEHVIKEQNMLDVFVMIEGYCNLVIERVHLIEQERECPDELREATSSLLYAASRCGDFPELQEIRAVLTARFGKEFAARAIEVRNNCGVNLTMMQKLSTRMPVLEVRMKVLKEIAAENNIVLKLEETSSVYTEDKSDVNKAGSSGTGPADNVQASAEETGNDDRFSGSIKPRKYKDVADAAQAAFESAAYAADAARAAVQLSRSESQDPDDQNSPGSKRGKLSDRYESFKSLSESQHEQSQGELKRSTSSSSLDSDGDEVIPMSSDAVGQADLLGKDIVFDESESDNEPNTTPSSHNQIPSRFRSGLKAESRLEYPAAHVTGGSGRQSPPRLNIEKGPFSLRTRRVRGF encoded by the exons ATGGGAAGAAAGCTCGATGCTTTGCTTGGAAGGAGTCACAAGAACACCGCCAAGTTCAAACCCACTTTGAACCTCGCTCTCTCCCGCCTTGCCGTTCTTAAGAAACAGCGCCAGGCCAAGTGCTCTCAGGCTCGATCCGATGTCGTCCAGCTCCTCCAGCAGGGTCACCAAGATCGCGCTCTTCTTCGC GTGGAGCATGTGATTAAGGAGCAGAATATGTTGGATGTGTTTGTCATGATAGAGGGTTATTGCAACCTCGTGATCGAAAGGGTTCATCTCATTGAACAAGAAAG GGAATGCCCTGATGAACTGAGGGAGGCAACATCGAGTTTGCTTTATGCAGCTTCAAGATGCGGGGATTTTCCGGAGCTTCAAGAGATTCGTGCGGTTCTCACTGCTCGTTTTGGCAAGGAATTTGCTGCTCGTGCCATCGAAGTGCGCAACAATTGTGGAGTCAACCTCACG ATGATGCAAAAACTGTCAACTAGGATGCCAGTTTTGGAGGTCAGAATGAAGGTGCTCAAAGAAATTGCTGCAGAGAATAACATTGTTCTGAAGCTGGAAGAAACGTCTTCTGTTTACACCGAG GATAAATCGGATGTGAACAAGGCCGGTTCAAGTGGCACGGGACCAGCAGATAATGTGCAGGCTTCTGCAGAAGAGACGGGAAATGATGATAGGTTCTCTGGTTCGATTAAGCCAAGGAAATACAAGGATGTAGCTGATGCAGCTCAAGCAGCTTTCGAGTCTGCAGCTTACGCAGCAGATGCTGCTAGAGCAGCAGTGCAACTCTCTAGGTCTGAATCTCAAGATCCTGATGATCAAAATAGTCCCGGAAGTAAACGAGGAAAGTTATCTGACAGATATGAATCCTTTAAAAGTCTATCCGAATCGCAGCATGAGCAAAGTCAAGGTGAATTAAAGAGGTCAACATCTTCTTCAAGTTTAGATTCAGATGGAGATGAGGTGATTCCAATGTCCTCAGATGCCGTAGGGCAGGCCGATCTTTTAGGGAAGGATATAGTTTTTGATGAGAGTGAAAGCGACAACGAACCAAATACAACGCCCTCGTCTCATAACCAAATTCCTTCGAGGTTTCGATCTGGCTTGAAGGCGGAGTCAAGGCTTGAATATCCTGCAGCACATGTCACTGGAGGATCTGGAAGGCAAAGCCCGCCACGACTAAACATAGAGAAGGGACCATTCTCTCTGAGGACTAGACGGGTGCGTGGCTTCTGA
- the LOC126595524 gene encoding heavy metal-associated isoprenylated plant protein 6-like, translated as MAAKYCCMVMRLNVDCNGCCRKIRRILLNMKEIEKHLVEKQQRKVSVCGRFVPADVAIKMRKKMNRRVEILEIQEFDGSTEQMEQKAMITTCRPHQVYCF; from the exons ATGGCAGCAAAG TATTGTTGCATGGTGATGAGGCTCAATGTTGACTGCAATGGATGCTgcagaaaaataagaagaatCCTTCTAAATATGAAAG aAATAGAGAAACATTTGGTTGAGAAGCAGCAACGCAAGGTGAGCGTGTGCGGGAGGTTTGTACCTGCAGACGTGGCGATAAAGATGAGGAAAAAGATGAACCGTAGAGTTGAAATTCTGGAAATCCAAGAGTTTGATGGCAGCACTGAACAAATGGAGCAAAAGGCTATGATTACTACTTGTAGACCACACCAAGTATATTGCTTCTAG
- the LOC126595523 gene encoding uncharacterized protein LOC126595523, with the protein MKSQSFSLSPATSLASAESLSMPLLQEVVLSADVSCSDCQKRLSDIMSKMGEVESVVVNVSEKRVTLVCKYPGAAKVPSTRLVPAVYKKPLNKFSLIRRMLRSSSC; encoded by the exons ATGAAGTCTCAGAGCTTTTCGCTTTCTCCCGCAACCAGTCTTGCCTCTGCTGAATCCTTGTCCATGCCTCTG CTGCAGGAAGTTGTTCTCTCAGCTGATGTAAGCTGTAGTGATTGCCAGAAGAGACTTTCTGACATTATGTCAAAAATGGGTG AGGTAGAATCGGTTGTGGTGAATGTGTCGGAGAAGAGGGTGACGCTCGTATGCAAATATCCCGGTGCGGCCAAAGTTCCATCCACTCGGCTAGTCCCTGCAGTATACAAAAAACCTCTAAACAAATTTTCGTTGATTCGAAGGATGCTTCGTTCTTCCTCATGTTGA